In the Anaerostipes caccae L1-92 genome, CGAAGGATTGCCTCCCTCCGCTCTCTTTCCGCTTTCATCTGTTTTTCCATGGCATCCTGAATTGCTGCCGGAGGAATAATGTTTTTCAATTCCACACGGTTGACTTTGATTCCCCATGGGTCTGTCGCCTCATCCAGGGTAGCACGCATCTTTGTATTGATCGTTTCTCTGGATGTCAGTGTCTGGTCGAGTTCCAGATCACCGATGATGTTTCTAAGTGTTGTAGCCGTCAGGTTTTCGATCGCCATGATCGGATTCTCGACTCCGTAGGAATAGAGCTTTGGATCTGTGATCTGAAAGTAAACTACGGTGTCGATCTGCATGGTAACATTATCTTTCGTGATGACCGGCTGAGGCGGAAAATCCACAACCTGTTCCTTCAAGTTAACTCTTCTTGCCACACGGTCAATGAACGGGACCTTGATGTGAAGCCCTACAGACCATGTTTCCTTGAATGCTCCCAGACGTTCCACCACATAGGCATTTGCCTGCGGAACGATCCGGATGCTGGAAAGCATCGCCATGATGATAATAAAAAATAAGATCAATAATAAAATAAACACTCTGCACCTCCTACTTCTTGCTCACGATTAGTTTCACGCCTTGAATTTCCTCTACGATTACCTCTGTCTCTTCCGGGATCTCATCATCATCGGCAGAACGCGCTGTCCACTCCATTCCCTGGATATAGACCATTCCCTGTCCTTTGATATTGACGATTCTTTTCTTTACGATTCCTGTCTTCCCGATCAGGCTTTCTGCGTTGGTCTTTTCCGTCTTGTTGTTCAGATATTTTTGGGCCCATGGCCTTGCAAATACAAAAACCACACAGGAAACTGCCACAGCCAGGATCAGCTGCCCGAAAAACGGCAGACCCAGCCCCGCACCGATGGCTGCTGCTAAAGATCCCACCGCAAACCAAATACTTGTAAGTCCCAATGTCAGAATTTCAAGCAACAGGAAAACAGCTACCGCAATCAACCAGTATACCGTATACATAATCAGCTACCTCCTTTTTTCTGCCTCCTGGCCTCATACATAAGAAGTCCTCCGGCCATAGCTGCATTTAATGATTCGACCCGGCCTTCCATGGGAATTCTGATCCTCTTGTCTGCCAGCGCCGCAATTCTGTCTGTCAGTCCATTCCCCTCATTGCCGATGAGAAATGCGCTGATCTTATCGTATGATTCATCTGTATAGTCTGTGCCGTTCAAGTGTGCCGCATACACATGTACCGACTGCTGCCTTAAATACTCCACCGTTTCGGCAAGATCCTCTGTATAAGTGAATGGAACCCGGAATATAGAGCCCATCGTAGATCTTATGACTTTAGGATTATAGATATCCACAGTATCCCTGCTCATGATGATGCCGCTCACACCGGCTCCTTCTCCCGTCCGAATCAGCGTCCCCAGGTTTCCCGGGTCCTGCAGATTCTCCAGAAGAAGAATACTGCTTCCGCTGCGCTTTAGTATCTCAGAGAGAGTCGATTGTTTCATCTTCACAAGGGACAAGATCCCCTGAGGCGTCTCCGTATCCGAAATCTCACGGAACACTTTAGGCGAAACCTCTTCAAACGGAATACCTTTCAGTTCTTCCCCATGCAGCTTTAAAAAGTCACTGGAAACAAAAACCTTTGCCCTCTGCTCTTCCGGAATCTCCCGAAAGATTCGAAGGCCCTCAGCCACAAATAATCCGGTTCTTTTCCTCTCCCTGGAACTTTTTTTAAGCTTTATCACCTGTCTGATCTGCTTATTCTGTACCGTTGTAATCATAAGTTATTCCTTTATCTGAGCTTGATTAAGTCCTCTTTATTCCCGATGACAATCAGGCTGTCACGTTCATTCAGAATCTGATCGGGATCCGGCGCTCCGTTAAAGTCCTCGCCGCTGTGAATCGCCACTACATTGATGTTGTATTTCCCCCGGATGTCCAGCTGGCGCAGATTTTTTCCGACCCATCCCTTTTTCAGGTGAATCTCTACAATACTCGTCTTTGAGGAAAGGTCAAAAAGATCCATCACTTTCCCGCTGACCAGATTGTAGGCAGTCCTTGCTCCCATCTCTTCTTCCGGATATACCACCTCATCGGCACCGATCCTTTTGAGTATCTCTCCTTTCAGTCTGCCATCGGCTTTGGCGAGAATATACGGAACTCCGATCTCTTTAGCAATCATCAAAGCCATCACACTGGCCTCCA is a window encoding:
- a CDS encoding SPFH domain-containing protein, with amino-acid sequence MAMLSSIRIVPQANAYVVERLGAFKETWSVGLHIKVPFIDRVARRVNLKEQVVDFPPQPVITKDNVTMQIDTVVYFQITDPKLYSYGVENPIMAIENLTATTLRNIIGDLELDQTLTSRETINTKMRATLDEATDPWGIKVNRVELKNIIPPAAIQDAMEKQMKAERERREAILRAEGEKKSSILRAEGHKESVILEAEGDKESAILRAEANKEATIRESEGQAEAIKQIQQANADGIEFLKKASADNAVLQLKSLEAFAKAADGKATKIIIPSEIQGIAGLVKSITEVAEDQKPSLKDQIEESLTNSSK
- a CDS encoding NfeD family protein, producing the protein MYTVYWLIAVAVFLLLEILTLGLTSIWFAVGSLAAAIGAGLGLPFFGQLILAVAVSCVVFVFARPWAQKYLNNKTEKTNAESLIGKTGIVKKRIVNIKGQGMVYIQGMEWTARSADDDEIPEETEVIVEEIQGVKLIVSKK
- a CDS encoding TrmH family RNA methyltransferase; its protein translation is MITTVQNKQIRQVIKLKKSSRERKRTGLFVAEGLRIFREIPEEQRAKVFVSSDFLKLHGEELKGIPFEEVSPKVFREISDTETPQGILSLVKMKQSTLSEILKRSGSSILLLENLQDPGNLGTLIRTGEGAGVSGIIMSRDTVDIYNPKVIRSTMGSIFRVPFTYTEDLAETVEYLRQQSVHVYAAHLNGTDYTDESYDKISAFLIGNEGNGLTDRIAALADKRIRIPMEGRVESLNAAMAGGLLMYEARRQKKGGS
- a CDS encoding potassium channel family protein, whose product is MGKSYAVLGLGKFGKSVALNLMKDGAEVLAVDQKEELVRDIVDYVTCAVCADVTDMEVMNSIGLEEMDGLVIATAESLEASVMALMIAKEIGVPYILAKADGRLKGEILKRIGADEVVYPEEEMGARTAYNLVSGKVMDLFDLSSKTSIVEIHLKKGWVGKNLRQLDIRGKYNINVVAIHSGEDFNGAPDPDQILNERDSLIVIGNKEDLIKLR